From one Doryrhamphus excisus isolate RoL2022-K1 chromosome 9, RoL_Dexc_1.0, whole genome shotgun sequence genomic stretch:
- the LOC131135956 gene encoding C-X-C chemokine receptor type 2-like: MTDTNSSSLVFSFSSAYDEYNYTYNDSEFIVDPDTQPCSPFSIPNAVTVFVCIFYIMIFLLAIPGNLIVGLVIGVSKQTLPPSDLYLLHLALADLLLAVTLPFWATSVTKGWVFGDTMCKIITIIQELSFYSSILFLMCISMDRYMVIVRAMEARRSNRQLISWGICAAVWAIGALLSLPGLFYSTFSSPNSSQTVCAEFYDPSSANEWRLATRILRHSLGFVIPLAIMLACYGVTIQRLLHIRGGFQRQRAMRVIVFVVVAFLLCWTPYHIAVMTDTFFRAKIVMYRCPARIAVDQAMFATQSLGLLHSCVNPVLYAFVGEKFRRRLQQIMRNMGVLERTSLSRTSRSSLSSEVTSTFM; encoded by the exons ATGACTG ATACCAACTCGTCATCTCTCGTTTTCAGCTTCAGCTCGGCATATGACGAATACAACTATACTTACAATGACTCAGAATTCATCGTAGACCCAGACACtcaaccgtgcagcccattttcaATCCCGAATGCTGTGAcagtttttgtatgtattttttatattatgatcTTTCTTTTGGCCATTCCTGGGAATCTGATTGTGGGTCTTGTGATCGGCGTCAGCAAGCAGACACTGCCCCCTTCTGACCTCTACCTCCTTCACCTGGCACTTGCCGACCTCCTGCTGGCTGTCACGCTTCCATTCTGGGCCACCTCGGTTACAAAGGGCTGGGTGTTTGGAGACACCATGTGCAAAATAATCACCATCATCCAAGAGCTCAGTTTCTACTCCAGCATCCTCTTCCTTATGTGCATCAGTATGGACCGCTACATGGTGATCGTACGAGCAATGGAGGCCCGAAGGTCGAACCGGCAACTCATCAGTTGGGGGATTTGTGCAGCTGTCTGGGCCATAGGGGCACTTCTATCCTTGCCGGGGTTATTTTATTCAACCTTCTCGTCCCCCAACTCCAGTCAAACAGTGTGTGCTGAATTCTATGATCCCAGCAGCGCTAACGAATGGCGCCTGGCCACAAGAATTCTTCGCCATTCACTGGGTTTTGTTATCCCCTTGGCCATCATGTTGGCCTGTTACGGCGTGACAATCCAGCGCCTCCTTCACATCCGTGGGGGATTTCAGCGCCAGCGAGCCATGAGGGTTATCGTGTTTGTGGTAGTTGCTTTCCTGCTGTGTTGGACTCCATACCACATCGCCGTAATGACGGACACATTTTTCCGAGCAAAAATAGTCATGTACCGGTGCCCTGCCAGAATCGCAGTGGATCAGGCCATGTTCGCTACTCAGAGTCTGGGCCTACTGCATAGTTGTGTCAACCCAGTGCTCTATGCTTTTGTGGGGGAGAAGTTCAGAAGAAGGTTGCAGCAAATAATGAGGAATATGGGGGTTTTAGAGAGAACATCACTGTCCAGAACAAGCAGGTCTTCTCTGTCGTCTGAGGTCACATCAACATTTATGTAA